The Achromobacter deleyi genome has a window encoding:
- a CDS encoding FAD-linked oxidase C-terminal domain-containing protein, giving the protein MNSLVETGLAQVQAPYSLQQLIEALSAALPAHCVLFREEDTRPYECDGLSLYRSLPAVVALPETEEQVQAIMRICKRLNTPIVARGAGTGLSGGAMPHSQGVLLGLSKFNRIKHIDLASATAIVEPGVRNLAISEAASPYGLYYAPDPSSQIACSIGGNVAENSGGVHCLKYGLTVHNVLRVRVVTIDGDVVELGSEAPDAPGLDLLSVFVGSEGMLGVVTEVTVKLIPKPACAQVVMASFSSVEAAGNAVTQVIAAGMIPAGLEMMDRRATHMVEPFVRAGYDMDAQAILLCESDGTPEEVAHEIARMEAVFREAGATRCQVSTSEAERLKFWAGRKNAFPAAGRVSPDYYCMDGTIPRRHLARVLGAIEQMEDEFGLRCANVFHAGDGNLHPLILFDSNKPDEVERAEKFGAAILELCVQVGGTVTGEHGVGMEKINQMCVQFSRDELDAFLAVKRAFDPPCLLNPEKVIPTLARCAEYGKMHVHAGELRFPDLARF; this is encoded by the coding sequence ATGAATTCACTGGTCGAAACTGGCCTGGCACAAGTGCAGGCGCCTTATTCGTTGCAGCAGCTCATCGAGGCGTTGTCGGCCGCGTTGCCCGCGCACTGCGTATTGTTCCGCGAAGAGGACACCCGCCCCTACGAGTGCGATGGCCTATCCCTTTACCGCTCTCTGCCCGCGGTCGTCGCCCTGCCTGAAACCGAAGAGCAGGTGCAGGCCATCATGCGCATCTGCAAGCGGCTGAACACGCCCATCGTCGCGCGCGGCGCAGGCACGGGATTGTCGGGCGGCGCCATGCCGCACAGCCAGGGAGTGCTGCTGGGGCTGTCCAAATTCAACCGCATCAAGCATATCGACCTGGCCAGCGCCACGGCCATCGTGGAACCGGGGGTGCGCAACCTTGCGATCTCCGAGGCCGCGTCGCCTTACGGGCTGTACTACGCGCCGGATCCGTCCAGCCAGATCGCCTGCTCCATCGGCGGCAACGTGGCGGAAAACTCCGGCGGCGTGCATTGCCTGAAGTACGGACTGACGGTGCATAACGTGCTGCGCGTGCGCGTGGTCACGATCGACGGGGACGTGGTCGAACTGGGATCCGAGGCGCCCGATGCCCCTGGACTGGATCTGCTGTCCGTCTTCGTCGGGTCCGAAGGCATGCTGGGCGTGGTCACGGAAGTGACCGTCAAGCTGATTCCGAAGCCGGCATGCGCGCAGGTCGTCATGGCCAGCTTTTCCAGCGTCGAGGCCGCAGGCAATGCGGTCACGCAGGTCATCGCCGCGGGCATGATCCCGGCTGGCCTCGAGATGATGGACCGCCGCGCCACGCACATGGTCGAACCCTTTGTCCGCGCGGGCTACGACATGGACGCGCAAGCCATATTGCTGTGCGAATCGGACGGCACGCCGGAAGAAGTGGCGCACGAGATCGCGCGCATGGAGGCGGTGTTCCGTGAGGCCGGCGCCACGCGCTGTCAGGTCTCCACGTCCGAGGCCGAACGCCTGAAGTTCTGGGCGGGCCGCAAGAATGCGTTTCCCGCGGCGGGGCGGGTATCGCCGGATTACTACTGCATGGACGGCACGATTCCGCGCCGGCATCTGGCGCGTGTGCTGGGCGCCATCGAGCAAATGGAAGACGAGTTCGGCCTGCGGTGCGCCAACGTCTTCCATGCGGGCGACGGCAATCTGCATCCGCTGATTCTGTTCGATTCGAATAAGCCGGACGAGGTGGAGCGCGCCGAGAAATTCGGCGCCGCCATTCTCGAGCTGTGCGTGCAGGTGGGAGGAACCGTGACCGGAGAGCACGGTGTGGGAATGGAGAAAATAAATCAAATGTGTGTGCAATTCTCTCGCGACGAACTTGACGCGTTCCTGGCGGTGAAGCGGGCGTTCGATCCGCCTTGCCTGCTCAATCCTGAAAAGGTCATTCCCACGCTGGCCCGCTGCGCCGAATACGGCAAGATGCATGTCCATGCGGGAGAGTTGCGCTTCCCCGATCTCGCCCGTTTCTAG
- the glcE gene encoding glycolate oxidase subunit GlcE, producing MDFVLSELCDQVMTARAGHKPLFVMGGGSKGFYGNYRPLRPQDGHCLLDMTPYRGIVSYHPSELVVTVRAGTPLAELEAALAEHGQMLAFEPPHFAESATVGGCVAAGLSGPRRMSAGALKDFVLGAQLLDSEGRILSFGGEVMKNVAGYDVSRLLAGSHGIFGAILEVSLKVVPRPMEELTLVLPATQAQALANFALWRGKPLPISATSWTGAEERGEGMTTVRLSGAPPALASARQVIGGDPLDPDVAEAWWRSLREQTHAFFAPDQPLWRLALPPTAAALGLGPTMLEWGGGQRWLSGPRDAAELRETAARLGGHATLFRTAHTKPPADGVFHPLAPGVGSITRRLKQELDPAGLFNPGRLVLEL from the coding sequence ATGGATTTTGTCCTGTCGGAATTGTGCGACCAGGTCATGACGGCGCGTGCCGGACACAAGCCCTTGTTTGTGATGGGCGGCGGCAGCAAGGGGTTCTATGGCAACTACCGGCCGCTCAGGCCGCAGGATGGCCATTGCCTGCTGGACATGACTCCTTATCGCGGCATCGTCAGCTACCACCCGTCGGAGCTGGTCGTGACGGTGCGCGCCGGCACGCCGCTGGCGGAGCTTGAAGCCGCGCTCGCCGAACATGGCCAGATGCTGGCTTTCGAGCCGCCGCATTTCGCGGAGTCCGCCACGGTAGGCGGCTGCGTGGCGGCAGGCTTGTCGGGCCCGCGCCGCATGAGCGCCGGCGCCTTGAAGGACTTTGTGCTGGGCGCTCAACTGCTCGATTCGGAAGGGCGCATCCTGTCGTTCGGCGGGGAAGTCATGAAGAACGTGGCGGGATATGACGTGTCCCGTTTGCTGGCGGGTTCGCACGGCATCTTCGGCGCCATACTTGAAGTCTCTCTCAAAGTCGTGCCCCGGCCGATGGAGGAGCTCACGCTCGTCTTGCCGGCCACGCAAGCGCAGGCGCTGGCCAACTTCGCCTTGTGGCGGGGCAAGCCCTTGCCGATCTCCGCCACCAGCTGGACCGGCGCCGAAGAACGCGGCGAGGGAATGACGACCGTGCGCCTGTCGGGCGCGCCGCCGGCCCTTGCCAGCGCCCGCCAGGTGATCGGCGGCGATCCGCTGGACCCGGACGTGGCCGAGGCGTGGTGGCGGTCGCTGCGCGAGCAGACCCACGCGTTCTTTGCGCCGGACCAACCCCTGTGGCGCCTGGCCTTGCCACCCACGGCGGCCGCGCTCGGCCTGGGGCCGACCATGCTGGAATGGGGCGGAGGCCAGCGCTGGCTGTCCGGGCCTCGCGATGCCGCCGAGCTGCGCGAGACAGCGGCACGGCTCGGAGGTCACGCGACGTTGTTCCGCACCGCTCATACCAAGCCGCCGGCCGATGGGGTTTTTCATCCGCTGGCGCCCGGCGTCGGTTCGATCACGCGCCGGCTCAAGCAAGAGCTCGATCCGGCCGGCTTGTTCAATCCTGGCCGCCTGGTCCTGGAGCTATAG